The window GCATCCGGCTGTCGTGCACGTTCGCAGCAGAGATGACCACGGCGAGCGGTAGGCCGTTGCGATCAACCACCAGGTGCCGCTTGCAGCCCAGCTTGCCCCGGTTGGTCGGATCTGGGCCAGTTTCTTCGCCACCACACGGTGAAGCGATGGTCGCGGAGTCGAGCGAAGCGCGGCTCCAGTCGATCGCCCCAGACGCGTGGAGTTGATCGAGCAGGACACGATGAAGTGCGGCCCACACACCAGCGTGCTGCCACTCGATAAGACGTCGCCAGCAGGTCATCCCACTGCCGTAGCCAAGCTGTTGTGGAAGGGAGCGCCAGGAGATGCCCGTGTGGAGGACGAAGAGAATGCCTTCGAGGGCGAGGCGGTCGTCGATCCGGGGACGACCGCCTCTGGCCCGGCAGGGTGGTGGCGGAAGAAGGGGAACGATCAACGTCCAGAGGTGATCGGAGACGAACGGCACCACGTCACATTGGAACGTTCAGGTGAAGTTTTGTGCAGGGCAGTAAGGCATTCCCCACCCCCCAGCCCCCTACCCCTCTGGGGTAGGGGGAGCGGGCGCTGCGCTGGGCATGTGGTCGTCAGGTTGACTGGCTGGCCCTCGTGGCTGTCTGGATAGCGTGGGCGGCGTGTGCCCTCACACTTCTCGTCGTCACCGCCCGCGCGCTTCGCGCACGATGGCATTCGGTAGGCGTGCCGGGTGGGACGTTTCGTCTTTGGGCCCAGTCCCGCTGTTGGTAGAGGAAACTGGCGTCCTTTGTCTCCGTTACTCCCGTCTCCTGACGAGCAGTGCGAGCAGGAAGACGGCGGTGTTCACAAGCACGATGGTCGCGCCGGGCGCGGTGTCGAGGTAGTAGCTGAGGTACAGGCCGGTGATGCCGCCCACGCTGCCGAGCAGCGCGGCGAGCAGGATCATCTTGCGCAGGCTGCGGGCCAGCAATCGGGCGGCGGCGCTGGAGGTGATCAGCAGACTGACGCTGAGGGTCGTGCCGACGAGTTGCACGGTCAGCACGACGACCAGCCCGATCAGCACC of the Deinococcus sp. KSM4-11 genome contains:
- a CDS encoding IS5 family transposase; translation: MVPFVSDHLWTLIVPLLPPPPCRARGGRPRIDDRLALEGILFVLHTGISWRSLPQQLGYGSGMTCWRRLIEWQHAGVWAALHRVLLDQLHASGAIDWSRASLDSATIASPCGGEETGPDPTNRGKLGCKRHLVVDRNGLPLAVVISAANVHDSRMLEAAVDAMPGVRRGRVGRPRKRPYKLHADKGFDFHRCRHALYVRGIVPRIARRGVESRERLGHVRWVVERTLSWLNRFKRLKLRYERRVDAHLALLVLACALVCFRTHTGVR